In the Dictyostelium discoideum AX4 chromosome 6 chromosome, whole genome shotgun sequence genome, TGACGATGTTTGTAGTACATTTGATGGAGGAACTCCGCTCTTTGatagttttgaaaaaaatgtATCATAAAAAGAATGAAGGAATTGAAAACTATTATTTCttgataaatttggtgatgtggattgttgttgttgttgttgttgttgttgctgtgaAGTTTGAGATGGTGATAAACTTGTTGGAGTTGTTgaagtagttgttgttgttgatgttgttgttgatgatgatgatggtgatgacgatgatgacgatgatgatgatgatgatggtgatgatgatgatgatgatgatgatgaagatgacatttttttactatttttttgattattattaatattataagaAGGCATtatattttgtaaaataataaaaaagccaattataaaaaataaaactaatatataaattttattaaataaaaataataaaattattattattaaatattattttttttaaaaaaaatgaataaaaaaaaaatttttaattattaattattatacaaaataaataaaaaagtatatttatttatttatttacttattttaaagatatttactattttttaaaaagaaacaaaataaaattataaaaaataataaaatattattaaaaaaactataattgAGGTGACTGTTACTAATTatatacaattattattattattaattaattaaaaaaaataaatagttttttttttttcttttttttttttttttaatttaaaaataaaaatatttgaaaatagaaCTAAAAACagttaaaatatttgttgttgCAACTAGTAATTACAAATGAAtgacaatttttttttatttttatttttgttttttttttttttttatttttttttttttattttttatttttttttatacaccaatatatatatagaaaattaataataaaaaatcaaataaaaaccaaCACAACGTTgtttccaaaaaaataaataaatttaaaaaaaaattaaataataaaaaaaaaagtttttttaaatttgatttattaaactaCAAATCGTGTGTGTGACTgaatgtaagtttttttttttggtttttttttttttatattttttaaattttaaaagggATTTGTGTTCCCATTTTTACAAAAGTGGGGGGGGCAAAGGGGGGGGGGGGGGGTCAtatataaatcatttaaaaaaaactccaaaaaaaaaaaacttgggGTGTTTGTGAAAATTTGCCTTTAAGGGGttaagtaataaaaaaaaataataaatttttgtgtttttccaattttgattatttatatatagaacatttaatttttttttttttttttttttttaattttttttttttttttttttttttttttaagggtttttaaaattagattCATTATAGAGTGGGTTTCTCTCTTTTtcctcttttaatttattattattattatttttttttttttaatttttgctttttttgatgaaaaaaaaaaataaaaaatgaaaaaaaaaaaaagtcacaCTTACAAATAGATAGCATCATTATATACAGtatataattttcatttaaaaaaaaatgaatgaataaataaataaatatgtgattattaaaaaaaaaaaacaaaaaaaaaattataaaataaaaaaaaataaaaaaaagacaaaatgtaaaaaaaattaaaaaaaataaaataaaataaaataaaaaaaaaacaaaactaaaATTTTGTGTGTGTGGGTGTTAATCAAAACTATCAtacaatgtttttttttttttttttttttgaaattattccTTTGGAGTCATGTTCTCAGTATTGTCAtgtatgtatttttataaataaaaaaaaaaaaaaaataaaaaatgaatagaaataaaaataaaaggaaaTTCCTTtaagatgaaaaaaaaatgaaagaaaaaaaaaaaaataaaataaaaaataaaatttaaaaaaaaaaaaaaaataaaatcttattttaatatcttaTCAAAACTTTTGTGCATCACAACGAAACGCGTGATTTTATTTCTCCAATGAATTCGAATTTGGTACTggttgatattttttatttaatttttttttttttaacattttttttttcctttcacaaaattgattttattataaaagaaaataaataaataaataaataaataaataaataaataaataaataataaaaaaaaatgtaaaaaaaaaataaaaataaaaataaataaagaaaaaaaaaaaaaaaaaaagatattaaaaaaaaaaaacatataactattagatttttttttttttttttttttttttttttttttttttttttcgaatttaatttattttaaatttttttttttattattttttttttttttaaaaacgaTTGGCGGCTGAGGCCActgttttgatttttgattttttatttttttaatttttttttttttttttttttttttttttattttttgttgtaattttatctttttttatttgttgttcaATTATCAACCACTTCATCCTCAATTACCAATTGTTGTGTTTTTTGTATAAATATATACActcaaataaatttgtaaaaaaaaaaaaaaatgcaatATATGAAATCACTTGCTCATCCAGATGAATTCCTTTCTTTATTAAAGATTGGTTACACTGAATCATTTAAGCCAAAAtcacaattaaaagaaaatttaggTAATAAAGAATGGTGTTacgaattattaaataaaacatcAAGAAGTTTTGCTTTtgtaattaatgaattagaACCAAGTTTAAAGGATGCtgtaagttttaaaaaattataataataataataataattttttttttatttgcaaaataaaaataaaaaagaataataaaaataataaaaataataaaaataaaaaaataaaaatggaaataaaaaataaaaaaataaaaaaataaaaaaaataattttcaaaaatgtatttttgtttttactaataataaaatttttttattttttttatttatttttttttttattttatagatttgtattttttatttagtatTAAGAGGATTAGATACAATTGAAGATGATACAACAGTTGAACTTAATACAAAATTACCAGTATTAACATCATTTTCAGAAGGATTATATCAACCAGGTTATAAGGTATTTGGATATGGTAtgaataatgatgaaaagaaTTTAGTAGAGAATTTCGATAAGGTGGTTGATGTATTTTTGGGATTGGGTGATGGATATTGTACTATCATTCATGATATTACACGTCGTATGGCAAATGGTATGTCAGAGTTTCTCCAAAAGTCTGTTGTAACATTACCAGAATGGGATCTCTATTGTCACTATGTCGCAGGTCTTGTTGGCATTGGTCTTAGCAAGATCTTTCATGCTAGTGGTTTAGAGAGTGAATGGTTCGCAACAGCAGATGATGAATCCAACCAAATGGGTTTATTCTTACAAAAAACTAATATCATTCGTGACTATTTGGAAGACATTAACGAAAAGAGAATCTTTTGGCCACGTGATGTTTGGGCTCGTTACACATTACATTTGGAGAATTTCAAAGAGGCCAAATACCAAATTCCAGCACTCCACTGTCTCAATGATTTAATCACCAATGCTCTTTCACATGCTCTTATCGCTTTGGACTACATGAGTCGTTTAAAGAATCCACAAGTTATCAATTTCTGTGCTATCCCACAAGTTATGGCCATTGGTACTTTGAATGCTTGTTATAACAATTACAACGTCTTCACTGGTGTAGTCAAAATTCGTAAGGGTCAAAGAGCATTGATCGTCGATGCTATTCAATCCAAGGGTCTCACTGCTACCTATGAGCTCTTCTTTAAGTTTGCCAATGAAATGCGTCATAAAGTTCCACCAAATGATCCATCTGCAAAGAAAACCATTCAACATCtcgaatcaattgaaaaactcTGCATAGAGAAATTAGGTTATAGACCTTCTGGTTTCAATGATTTCATCTCTTATGATTGGATGGCTGTTACTTCTTTAGCTGTTTCTTCTGCTTTCTTAATTGCTCGTCATggtccaaactttttttcgaaattataaaataaaataaaataaaataaataatagtaataattaaatgaaaaagaaaaaaaaacaaaaaataaaactaaattattatataaaaatttataaatatatttcttattatttgatttgattttctttttttttttttttttttttttttttattttaatttatttataaagatTTTGCTTGTAAATGTTTCTGAATACTATTAATTTGTTGTAAAGTTTCttctaattgatttttatccATTTCAAAtcttattaaatcatttttattattattattattattggtattggtattttttaattttaattctacaATTGATACAGGttcattaatttcactaatttcttttgattttgttttaacaTCAATTCTCCAACTAATTTTTTGTAAAGAGTTATTGAATCTTGTggttttatatataatttcatgaatcttctttttattaactttccaaaatttatttaaacattCTTGTTGAACTGTTGTAAAATCACTTTCTTTAactatattttcaaatgttgAAATTTGCATATCAGAGTATGATgctttttgaataattt is a window encoding:
- the fdfT gene encoding farnesyl-diphosphate farnesyltransferase, translating into MQYMKSLAHPDEFLSLLKIGYTESFKPKSQLKENLGNKEWCYELLNKTSRSFAFVINELEPSLKDAICIFYLVLRGLDTIEDDTTVELNTKLPVLTSFSEGLYQPGYKVFGYGMNNDEKNLVENFDKVVDVFLGLGDGYCTIIHDITRRMANGMSEFLQKSVVTLPEWDLYCHYVAGLVGIGLSKIFHASGLESEWFATADDESNQMGLFLQKTNIIRDYLEDINEKRIFWPRDVWARYTLHLENFKEAKYQIPALHCLNDLITNALSHALIALDYMSRLKNPQVINFCAIPQVMAIGTLNACYNNYNVFTGVVKIRKGQRALIVDAIQSKGLTATYELFFKFANEMRHKVPPNDPSAKKTIQHLESIEKLCIEKLGYRPSGFNDFISYDWMAVTSLAVSSAFLIARHGPNFFSKL
- the commd1 gene encoding COMM domain-containing protein 1, which translates into the protein MDQPKYFSSLLGFLLKKEYEKDEDCKSLETLKEMVFSEQDDVTLELIEFTYNKCFEIIQKASYSDMQISTFENIVKESDFTTVQQECLNKFWKVNKKKIHEIIYKTTRFNNSLQKISWRIDVKTKSKEISEINEPVSIVELKLKNTNTNNNNNNKNDLIRFEMDKNQLEETLQQINSIQKHLQAKSL